In a single window of the Bos taurus isolate L1 Dominette 01449 registration number 42190680 breed Hereford chromosome 23, ARS-UCD2.0, whole genome shotgun sequence genome:
- the ARMC12 gene encoding armadillo repeat-containing protein 12 codes for MSCIRQRPRQMDIRKGVVSLATGAGAVYLLYKAIKAGIKCQPPFCSASPICIARLAIERERHGRDSGELRRLLNSLECKQDPYTRSMILHSITRCVYLLESEASACTNDDITLVGSMLDDKDNSVKIQALNTLKAFSGIRKFRLKIQEHSIKVLELISTIWDSELHIAGLRLLNNFPLPDFVHPQLRRVMPALMEILQSDYILAQVQAIRLLSSLAQKNDLLYDILNCQVHCNFLNLFQSTQPGSLLFEVLVFAERLSEGRSSPHYRAVKWHYNEQSLHEALFGDDSRLADRLLALVIHPEEDVQIQACKVIVSLQCPQDVGIRPSCPPSHSCFNNGE; via the exons ATGTCCTGCATCCGCCAGCGCCCGAGGCAAATGGACATCCGCAAAGGTGTGGTGAGCCTGGCCACCGGCGCCGGGGCCGTCTACCTCCTCTACAAGGCCATCAAGGCCGGCATAAAATGTCAGCCGCCCTTCTGCTCTGCCTCACCCATCTGCATCGCCC GCCTGGCAATCGAGCGAGAGCGACACGGGCGGGACTCAGGTGAGCTCCGGAGGCTCCTCAACTCTTTGGAGTGCAAGCAGGATCCGTACACCAGGAGCATGATCCTACACAGCATCACGCGCTGTGTGTACTTGCTGGAGTCCGAG GCCTCTGCTTGTACTAATGATGACATCACGTTGGTGGGCTCCATGCTGGATGACAAGGACAACAGTGTCAAAATCCAAGCCCTGAACACACTTAAAGCTTTCTCTGGCATCAGAAAATTCAGGCTCAAAATCCAG GAACACTCCATCAAGGTGCTGGAACTGATCTCCACCATCTGGGACTCAGAGCTGCACATTGCAGGCCTCAGACTCCTCAACAACTTCCCGCTGCCTGACTTTGTGCATCCGCAGCTGCGACGGGTGATGCCTGCCTTGATGGAGATCCTGCAGTCGGACTATATCCTGGCACAG GTGCAAGCCATACGACTGCTGAGCAGCCTGGCACAGAAGAACGACCTTCTCTACGATATTCTCAACTGCCAG GTGCACTGCAACTTCCTGAACCTGTTCCAGTCCACACAGCCTGGGAGTCTGCTGTTTGAGGTCCTGGTGTTTGCAGAGCGGTTGAGTGAAGGCCGGAGTTCACCCCACTACCGCGCCGTGAAGTGGCATTACAACGAACAGTCTTTACACGAAGCTCTCTTTGGGGACGACTCACGACTGGCAGACCGGCTGCTCGCCTTGGTCATCCACCCCGAGGAGGATGTTCAGATCCAGGCCTGCAAAGTCATAGTCAGCCTGCAGTGCCCCCAGGATGTGGGAATCCGGCCTTCCTGCCCACCCAGTCATTCCTGCTTTAATAACGGGGAATAA